One window from the genome of Nicotiana tomentosiformis chromosome 5, ASM39032v3, whole genome shotgun sequence encodes:
- the LOC104090765 gene encoding protein PAT1 homolog 1-like — protein sequence MERSNSRDIKGLASSSSSSISDSALFDASQYAFFGRDISEEVELGGLEDEQENNDLAVGGGLGDDEIHEYHLFEKDEGSVLSSLSDLDDLATTFSKLNRNVIGPRHPGVIGDRGSGSFSRESSSAAEWAKEADFHDWFDQHLSDTECYQESKKWSSQPHISAVHLAESKPLYRTSSYPEQPPQPPQLQHYSSEPILLPKSAFTSFPPPGGRSQPSPHGLSRQNMSSLSAGPQSPYSTANLSSLSNSNMHLTGLPHGLHYGGNIPQLNPTGLSLNTRLQNQWSSHAGLIHGDHSGLLDSVLQHQFPHQSSLLSPQFMSPQQLQQQRLHPSVQPSLAHFSALRSQLFSSFSSPSHLGKYGMADLRDPRSKPSHKVRQNVRFSKQSSDAASHKSESNVPQFRSKYMTGDEIESILKMQHSAAHGNDPYVDDYYHQARLAKKAAESRSKHRFCPNKEQSSRSRNSTESQPHLHVDAHGRVSFSSIRRPRPLLEVDPPGFVCIEGSGEQKISERPLEQEPMLAARITIEDGFYLLTEVDDIDRLLQFSQPQDGGAQLKRKRQILLEGMAASLQLVDPLGKSGSSVGLTPKDDIVFLWLVSLPKGRKLISRYLQLLLPGGELVRIVCMAIFRHLRFLFGGLPPDPEAAETITDLAKIVSKCVSGMDLNSLSACLAAVVCSSEQPPLRPLGSPAGDGASIILKSVLERATHLLTDSQAANSFSMPNPALWQASFDAFFGLLTKYCLSKYDSIMQSILTQSQSDAEMISPEAARAVSREMPVELLRASLPHTDEHQRKLLLNFAQRSMPVTGFNAHGGSSGHINPESVSC from the exons ATGGAGAGATCCAATAGCAGAGATATTAAGGGCTTGGCGAGCTCCTCCTCTAGCTCCATCTCAG ATAGTGCGCTCTTCGATGCATCACAGTATGCATTCTTTGGGCGAGATATATCAGAGGAAGTTGAATTGGGTGGTTTAGAGGATGAACAAGAGAACAATGATCTGGCTGTTGGAGGTGGATTAGGTGACGACGAGATACATGAGTATCATTTATTTGAGAAAGACGAG GGATCAGTCTTGAGCTCTTTGTCAGACTTGGATGATCTAGCAACAACATTTTCAAAG TTGAACAGAAATGTAATTGGACCAAGGCATCCTGGTGTCATTGGTGACCGTGGATCAGGTTCATTTTCAAGGGAAA GTTCCTCTGCAGCTGAATGGGCGAAAGAAGCAGACTTTCACGATTGGTTTGATCAGCATTTATCTGACACTGAATGTTACCAGGAAAGCAAAAAATGGTCCTCACAGCCACATATCTCTGCAGTGCATCTTGCAGAGTCAAAACCATTGTATAGAACATCCTCATACCCTGAGCAACCCCCACAACCCCCACAACTTCAGCACTACTCTAGTGAACCCATTTTATTACCCAAATCAGCTTTCACTTCTTTTCCTCCTCCTGGTGGTAGATCTCAACCCTCACCACACGGCCTTTCGCGACAAAACATGTCATCTCTTTCTGCTGGACCTCAGTCTCCCTATTCGACTGCTAATCTGTCTTCTTTGTCGAACTCTAATATGCATTTGACTGGCTTGCCTCATGGGCTCCACTATGGTGGAAACATCCCGCAGTTGAACCCAACTGGTCTCTCTCTTAATACCAGGTTGCAAAACCAGTGGAGCAGCCATGCAGGACTTATCCATGGGGACCATTCTGGTCTCTTAGATAGTGTCTTACAGCATCAGTTTCCTCATCAAAGCAGTTTATTATCCCCCCAGTTCATGTCCCCACAGCAGCTGCAACAGCAGAGACTGCATCCTTCAGTTCAGCCGTCTTTAGCTCATTTTTCTGCACTAAGATCTCAATTGTTTAGTTCCTTCTCTTCACCATCTCATCTAGGAAAGTATGGAATGGCTGATTTGAGAGATCCACGATCTAAGCcatcacacaaggttagacaaaatGTGCGCTTTTCTAAACAAAGCTCTGATGCTGCTAGCCACAAAAGTGAAAGTAATGTGCCACAGTTCCGATCCAAGTATATGACTGGTGATGAAATAGAGAGCATCCTGAAGATGCAGCATTCTGCAGCACATGGCAATGACCCATATGTAGACGATTACTATCACCAGGCCCGCCTTGCAAAGAAAGCAGCCGAGTCGAGGTCAAAACATCGTTTTTGCCCAAATAAGGAGCAGTCTTCTCGGTCACGTAATAGCACAGAATCACAGCCTCATCTCCATGTTGATGCTCATGGACGGGTTTCATTTTCTTCCATCCGCAGGCCTCGCCCACTTCTTGAAGTTGATCCACCGGGCTTTGTTTGCATTGAAGGCAGTGGTGAACAGAAGATATCCGAGAGACCTTTGGAACAGGAGCCAATGCTTGCAGCTAGAATTACTATAGAAGATGGTTTCTATCTTCTCACTGAGGTAGATGACATTGACAGGCTCCTTCAGTTTAGTCAGCCCCAAGATGGCGGTGCTCAGCTCAAGCGGAAGCGGCAGATCCTACTGGAAGGCATGGCAGCCTCACTTCAACTAGTTGACCCACTTGGCAAAAGTGGCAGTTCTGTTGGGCTTACCCCAAAAGATGACATTGTATTTCTGTGGTTAGTGTCTCTTCCCAAGGGCCGAAAGCTCATCTCAAGGTATCTTCAGCTTCTTCTACCTGGTGGCGAGCTTGTTAGAATAGTTTGTATGGCAATTTTCCGCCATTTGAGGTTTTTGTTTGGCGGCCTTCCACCTGATCCAGAAGCAGCTGAGACCATCACTGATCTTGCAAAAATAGTCTCAAAATGCGTCAGTGGCATGGACCTTAATTCACTCAGTGCTTGTCTTGCTGCTGTCGTTTGTTCCTCAGAACAGCCACCTCTTCGCCCTCTTGGAAGCCCTGCTGGAGATGGAGCCTCCATTATTCTAAAATCTGTTCTTGAAAGGGCAACTCATCTGTTAACTGATTCTCAGGCTGCTAACAGCTTCAGCATGCCTAATCCTGCCCTTTGGCAGGCATCTTTTGATGCCTTTTTTGGTTTGCTTACAAAGTATTGTCTGAGTAAGTATGACAGTATCATGCAATCCATACTAACACAGTCTCAGTCAGATGCTGAAATGATTAGTCCAGAGGCTGCAAGAGCCGTAAGCAGAGAAATGCCTGTGGAACTTTTACGTGCTAGTCTTCCACATACAGATGAGCACCAAAGGAAACTGTTGTTAAATTTTGCTCAGCGGTCCATGCCTGTTACCGGATTCAATGCTCATGGTGGAAGCAGTGGACATATAAATCCTGAATCTGTAAGCTGTTAG